From the Anguilla anguilla isolate fAngAng1 chromosome 6, fAngAng1.pri, whole genome shotgun sequence genome, one window contains:
- the atf3 gene encoding cyclic AMP-dependent transcription factor ATF-3, with the protein MMLQHPGLGPSEISASALVPCLSPPGSLTLEDFTNFTPLVKEELRFAIQNKRLSNGLSAVMSDCLSSCSERSTEPPVKKEATPEESERRKRRRERNKIAAAKCRNKKKEKTDGLQKESEKLESINAELKAQIEELKSQKQQLVYMLNLHRPTCIVRAQNGQTPEDERNLFIQQIKEGTLQSLMAPSPALTYPLVPTSCGSH; encoded by the exons ATGATGCTTCAGCATCCTGGACTGGGTCCTTCGGAGATCAGCGCGTCTGCATTGGTGCCCTGCCTGTCTCCACCGGGCTCGCTTACGCTGGAGGACTTTACGAACTTCACGCCGCTGGTGAAAGAAGAGCTGCGCTTCGCTATCCAGAACAAACGGCTGTCGAACGGGCTGAGCGCAGTCATGAGCGACTGCCTTAGCTCGTGCTCGGAGAGATCCACCGAGCCCCCAGTTAAGAAGGAG GCGACCCCAGAAGAAAGTGAaaggaggaaaagaagaagagaacgGAACAAAATAGCTGCAGCTAAATGTCGGaataagaagaaggagaagacaGATGGCCTACAGAAG GAGTCGGAGAAGCTGGAGTCCATCAACGCCGAGCTGAAGGCCCAGATTGAGGAGCTGAAGAgtcagaagcagcagctggtcTACATGCTGAACCTCCACCGGCCCACGTGCATCGTCCGCGCCCAGAACGGGCAGACGCCCGAGGACGAGAGGAACCTCTTCATCCAGCAGATCAAAGAAGGGACCCTGCAGAGCCTGATGgcgccctcccccgccctcaccTACCCCTTGGTGCCCACCTCGTGCGGGAGCCACTGA
- the pex3 gene encoding peroxisomal biogenesis factor 3 produces the protein MLTSTWNFLKRHKRKFVFAGAFVGGVYLLGKYAQWKIREIQEREAAEYISQARRQYHFESNQRTCNMTVLSMLPTLKEAIIQNLNSESLTTLLKNKPANKLEIWEDLKIISFTRSIVAVYSTCMLIVLLRVQLNIIGGYLYLDNSIGKNGMAPQAPPDVQQQYLSSIQHLLGDGLHELMTVVKQAVREVLGGVSLKHSLSLQELELHLDQVRAHVEEGCMASPRKPLSCYMMPDEESTLAAQACGLTENDVATIKLLNETRDMLESPDFHTVLSTCLSRGFSRFLDNMAEFFRPQQGDAAHSNAPDSLSHVSLPLAKIIPIVNGQIHSICSEVPSHFVQDLLMIEQLKDFSANVYEAFSAPNERQK, from the exons ATGTTGACGTCCACGTGGAATTTCCTCAAGCGTCATAAAAGGAAATTTGTATTCGCAGGGGCTTTTGTCGGAG GTGTATATCTTTTGGGTAAGTATGCACAGTGGAAAATCAGAGAGATACAAGAACGTGAAGCTGCTGAGTACATCTCTCAAGCAAGACGTCAGTATCACTTCGAAAGTAACCAGAGAACGTGTAACATGACAG ttttATCAATGCTCCCCACTCTGAAAGAAGCCATCATACAAAATCTGAACTCAGAGAGCCTCACAACACTACTTAAGAACAA ACCAGCCAACAAGTTGGAGATCTGGGAGGACCTAAAGATAATAA GTTTCACAAGAAGCATAGTGGCTGTGTACAGCACGTGCATGTTGATAGTTCTCCTCCGTGTCCAACTCAACATAATTGGTGGATACCTGTACTTGGATAACTCCATCGGCAAGAACGGAATG gccccccaggccccccctgATGTCCAGCAGCAGTACCTCTCCAGCATCCAGCATCTATTGGGGGACG GGTTACATGAACTCATGACTGTGGTGAAACAGGCCGTGCGTGAGGTCTTGGGCGG GGTCTCCTTGAAACACAGCCTGTCCCTGCAGGAGCTGGAACTGCACCTGGACCAGGTCCGAGCGCACGTGGAAGAGGGCTGCATGGCCTCCCCCCGAAAACCTCTGTCCTGTTACATGATGCCGGACGAGGAGAGCACGCTGGCCGCCCAG GCCTGCGGTCTGACGGAGAACGACGTCGCCACCATAAAGCTGCTGAACGAGACCAGAGACATGCTGGAAAG CCCGgacttccacaccgttctcagCACCTGCCTGAGCAGAGGATTCAGCCGTTTCCTGGACAACATGGCCGAGTTCTTTCGCCCCCAGCAGGGGGACGCTGCCCACAGCAACGCACCTGATAG TTTAAGTCACGTTAGTCTCCCGCTTGCCAAAATTATCCCCATTGTCAATGGACAGATCCACTCGATATGCAGTGAAGTACCAAGTCACTTTGTTCAG GACCTGCTGATGATTGAACAGCTGAAGGACTTTTCCGCGAACGTGTACGAGGCGTTCAGCGCGCCGAACGAAAGGCAGAAATGA